Proteins co-encoded in one Candidatus Eisenbacteria bacterium genomic window:
- a CDS encoding LytR C-terminal domain-containing protein, producing MAKSRLGERLARAGMVTLALVVGALVLSWAFTAFGPRTRAPVSGDHRRVVRVQVLNGSGEGGIGARVASALRQGGFHVTEVRNAERSDYFATMVVARRENVAPAKLVARYLGDLPVIRQARDADDAEVTVVIGSDRSRLHLD from the coding sequence GCCTGGCGCGCGCCGGCATGGTCACGCTCGCACTGGTGGTGGGTGCGCTGGTACTGTCGTGGGCGTTCACGGCGTTCGGACCGCGCACGCGAGCTCCCGTATCGGGTGATCATCGGCGGGTGGTGCGGGTGCAGGTGCTGAACGGTTCGGGTGAGGGCGGCATCGGCGCGCGCGTCGCGTCAGCGCTTCGGCAGGGCGGCTTCCACGTCACCGAGGTGCGTAACGCCGAGCGCTCGGACTACTTCGCCACCATGGTGGTGGCGCGGCGCGAGAACGTGGCGCCCGCGAAGCTGGTCGCGCGCTACCTCGGGGATCTGCCGGTGATCCGGCAGGCCCGCGACGCGGACGACGCGGAAGTAACGGTGGTGATCGGCAGCGACCGAAGCCGGCTCCATCTCGACTGA